A stretch of the Vitis riparia cultivar Riparia Gloire de Montpellier isolate 1030 chromosome 13, EGFV_Vit.rip_1.0, whole genome shotgun sequence genome encodes the following:
- the LOC117927812 gene encoding probable cytokinin riboside 5'-monophosphate phosphoribohydrolase LOGL10 isoform X2, with amino-acid sequence MEGKENSTSATNQNKQRFKRICVFCGSRPGYKSAFSEAALQLGNLLVERKIDLVYGGGSVGLMGLISQTVFNGGCHVLGVIPRALLPHEISGETIGEVKTVADMHQRKSEMAKNADAFIALPGGYGTMEELLEMITWSQLGIHEKPVGLLNVDGYYNSLLTLFDKGVEEGFIEDSARNIMISATTAEELIKKMEEYAPVHDRVAPRQTWEVDQLL; translated from the exons atggaaggaaaagaaaacagtACATCTGCAacaaatcaaaacaaacaaaggTTCAAAAGAATTTGTGTCTTCTGTGGTAGCAGACCTGGATACAAGTCTGCATTCAGTGAAGCAGCTCTTCAGCTTGGTAATCTTCTg GTTGAGAGAAAGATTGATTTGGTATATGGTGGAGGAAGTGTAGGCCTAATGGGTTTAATCTCTCAGACTGTTTTCAATGGAGGTTGCCATGTTCTTGG AGTAATTCCTAGAGCTCTTTTGCCACATGAG ATATCAGGAGAAACCATAGGAGAAGTGAAGACAGTTGCAGACATGCACCAAAGGAAGTCAGAAATGGCGAAAAATGCAGACGCTTTCATTGCACTTCCGG GTGGTTATGGAACCATGGAAGAACTATTAGAAATGATAACCTGGTCACAGCTAGGAATTCATGAAAAACCA GTGGGATTATTGAATGTAGATGGGTATTATAACAGCTTGCTCACCCTATTTGACAAAGGAGTAGAGGAGGGTTTCATAGAAGATTCAGCAAGGAATATCATGATTTCAGCAACCACGGCAGAAGAACTTATCAAGAAAATGGAG GAGTATGCACCAGTCCATGACAGGGTTGCACCAAGACAAACCTGGGAAGTGGACCAATTATTATGA
- the LOC117927812 gene encoding probable cytokinin riboside 5'-monophosphate phosphoribohydrolase LOGL10 isoform X1, with amino-acid sequence MEGKENSTSATNQNKQRFKRICVFCGSRPGYKSAFSEAALQLGNLLVERKIDLVYGGGSVGLMGLISQTVFNGGCHVLGVIPRALLPHEISGETIGEVKTVADMHQRKSEMAKNADAFIALPGLYITIFSLSLKYAYMSLIVYILIKVLNCVLGGYGTMEELLEMITWSQLGIHEKPVGLLNVDGYYNSLLTLFDKGVEEGFIEDSARNIMISATTAEELIKKMEEYAPVHDRVAPRQTWEVDQLL; translated from the exons atggaaggaaaagaaaacagtACATCTGCAacaaatcaaaacaaacaaaggTTCAAAAGAATTTGTGTCTTCTGTGGTAGCAGACCTGGATACAAGTCTGCATTCAGTGAAGCAGCTCTTCAGCTTGGTAATCTTCTg GTTGAGAGAAAGATTGATTTGGTATATGGTGGAGGAAGTGTAGGCCTAATGGGTTTAATCTCTCAGACTGTTTTCAATGGAGGTTGCCATGTTCTTGG AGTAATTCCTAGAGCTCTTTTGCCACATGAG ATATCAGGAGAAACCATAGGAGAAGTGAAGACAGTTGCAGACATGCACCAAAGGAAGTCAGAAATGGCGAAAAATGCAGACGCTTTCATTGCACTTCCGGGTCTGTATATCACCATATTCTCCCTTTCACTCAAGTATGCATACATGTCCCTAATTGTTTATATTCTAATCAAAGTTCTAAACTGTGTCTTAGGTGGTTATGGAACCATGGAAGAACTATTAGAAATGATAACCTGGTCACAGCTAGGAATTCATGAAAAACCA GTGGGATTATTGAATGTAGATGGGTATTATAACAGCTTGCTCACCCTATTTGACAAAGGAGTAGAGGAGGGTTTCATAGAAGATTCAGCAAGGAATATCATGATTTCAGCAACCACGGCAGAAGAACTTATCAAGAAAATGGAG GAGTATGCACCAGTCCATGACAGGGTTGCACCAAGACAAACCTGGGAAGTGGACCAATTATTATGA
- the LOC117927812 gene encoding cytokinin riboside 5'-monophosphate phosphoribohydrolase LOG1-like isoform X3, whose product MGLISQTVFNGGCHVLGVIPRALLPHEISGETIGEVKTVADMHQRKSEMAKNADAFIALPGLYITIFSLSLKYAYMSLIVYILIKVLNCVLGGYGTMEELLEMITWSQLGIHEKPVGLLNVDGYYNSLLTLFDKGVEEGFIEDSARNIMISATTAEELIKKMEEYAPVHDRVAPRQTWEVDQLL is encoded by the exons ATGGGTTTAATCTCTCAGACTGTTTTCAATGGAGGTTGCCATGTTCTTGG AGTAATTCCTAGAGCTCTTTTGCCACATGAG ATATCAGGAGAAACCATAGGAGAAGTGAAGACAGTTGCAGACATGCACCAAAGGAAGTCAGAAATGGCGAAAAATGCAGACGCTTTCATTGCACTTCCGGGTCTGTATATCACCATATTCTCCCTTTCACTCAAGTATGCATACATGTCCCTAATTGTTTATATTCTAATCAAAGTTCTAAACTGTGTCTTAGGTGGTTATGGAACCATGGAAGAACTATTAGAAATGATAACCTGGTCACAGCTAGGAATTCATGAAAAACCA GTGGGATTATTGAATGTAGATGGGTATTATAACAGCTTGCTCACCCTATTTGACAAAGGAGTAGAGGAGGGTTTCATAGAAGATTCAGCAAGGAATATCATGATTTCAGCAACCACGGCAGAAGAACTTATCAAGAAAATGGAG GAGTATGCACCAGTCCATGACAGGGTTGCACCAAGACAAACCTGGGAAGTGGACCAATTATTATGA